From the Agrobacterium larrymoorei genome, one window contains:
- a CDS encoding transposase, whose protein sequence is MESRGPYRRHSTPFKLQLCQDVRNGVIGRRDAQRTYGVSANLIQLWLTQFDRGDLNDEEAEAGVIAEYEAHIAALERKVGQLTMELDLVKKTPRQLIVGDSGSSSIITGPRPALSDGGAK, encoded by the coding sequence ATGGAGTCCCGAGGTCCATATCGCCGGCATTCGACGCCGTTCAAGTTGCAGCTTTGCCAAGATGTCCGAAACGGCGTCATCGGACGGCGCGACGCACAGCGGACATACGGCGTTTCGGCAAACCTCATACAGCTGTGGCTGACGCAGTTCGATCGCGGCGATCTGAACGATGAGGAGGCTGAGGCCGGCGTCATTGCCGAGTACGAGGCCCACATTGCGGCGCTTGAACGCAAGGTCGGCCAGCTCACCATGGAGCTGGACCTGGTTAAAAAAACACCGCGCCAGTTGATCGTCGGCGACAGCGGGAGCTCCTCCATCATCACCGGTCCCCGGCCTGCTCTGTCAGACGGGGGTGCAAAATGA
- a CDS encoding IS3 family transposase, producing MIDLPRSTYYYRSTAKALNLGDSELIAIIEDIQDELPCYGYRRVTHELQRRGHIVNHKRVARVMRANGLGIKPRKRYVRTTDSNHGSPIYPNLYRNVIPARPDMVWVADFTYIRIAAGFCYLAVILDACSRKVIGYGLSKRLDTPLALAALRSALENRKPPPGCIHRERPVSCFC from the coding sequence ATGATCGATCTCCCGAGGAGCACTTACTATTACCGATCAACGGCAAAAGCTTTAAATCTCGGCGACAGCGAGCTCATTGCAATCATAGAGGACATCCAGGACGAGCTGCCTTGCTATGGATACCGACGCGTAACACACGAGCTTCAGCGAAGAGGCCACATCGTCAATCACAAGCGTGTCGCCCGCGTCATGCGGGCCAATGGCCTCGGGATCAAGCCTCGCAAGCGGTATGTTCGCACGACGGATAGCAACCACGGTTCGCCGATCTACCCGAACCTTTATCGCAATGTGATCCCGGCGCGGCCCGATATGGTCTGGGTGGCCGACTTCACGTACATCCGCATCGCCGCTGGTTTCTGCTATCTCGCTGTCATTCTCGACGCCTGCAGCCGGAAAGTCATCGGCTATGGCCTGTCAAAACGCCTGGATACGCCGCTGGCATTGGCAGCGTTGCGTTCGGCGCTCGAGAACAGAAAGCCTCCACCCGGCTGTATTCACCGTGAGCGTCCAGTGAGCTGTTTTTGCTGA
- a CDS encoding BMP family ABC transporter substrate-binding protein, with protein sequence MNRRTFLQGSAGAVAMGVALSAIPDFAGAAEGLVALVHTQAAGDNGPVDQMIAKLKQLSQEKGFEHRAIYAQDPATYEAIFRTLGDAGAAIVISTFNGVSEPFKALAPSYPQTKWIQLFGDAFNPPIANVVTVSYDYHLGCYLSGVFAAHITTSGKIGYVGGVSLPQLNADFNALKAGALSVRPEANVTSAFAGSFQDPAKGQEIATQMYNSGIDYIQTDAAATDSGIIAAANEKDGRLVSSISPSQYALGPKSVVSIVSLDFGVSLYNEISKALTSGWKGGTHEKTGLGNGVIDFIASPVFAEQSAGELAQKAKAAMLEVEKVRAGILDGSIVVPFNTTI encoded by the coding sequence ATAAACCGTCGCACCTTTCTCCAAGGCAGTGCTGGTGCCGTTGCCATGGGCGTGGCCCTAAGCGCAATTCCTGATTTTGCAGGCGCCGCAGAAGGGCTCGTTGCGCTGGTGCATACACAGGCCGCGGGCGATAATGGTCCTGTCGATCAGATGATTGCAAAATTGAAACAACTCTCGCAGGAAAAGGGTTTCGAGCATCGCGCCATTTACGCGCAGGACCCTGCAACCTATGAGGCGATTTTCCGAACACTCGGTGACGCTGGCGCCGCAATTGTTATTTCCACCTTTAACGGCGTTTCCGAACCTTTCAAAGCGCTTGCACCATCATATCCACAAACCAAATGGATCCAGCTTTTCGGCGATGCCTTCAATCCGCCTATCGCCAATGTGGTCACGGTATCCTACGATTATCATCTGGGCTGTTATCTCTCCGGCGTCTTTGCCGCCCACATCACAACATCAGGTAAAATTGGCTACGTCGGGGGCGTGTCGTTGCCGCAACTAAATGCGGATTTCAATGCATTGAAAGCCGGCGCACTATCCGTACGCCCCGAAGCCAATGTAACCAGCGCCTTTGCCGGATCGTTTCAAGACCCGGCTAAGGGTCAGGAAATTGCGACGCAGATGTACAACAGCGGCATCGACTACATTCAGACCGACGCTGCTGCAACTGACAGCGGCATAATCGCTGCGGCCAATGAAAAAGACGGGCGTTTGGTCAGCTCTATCTCTCCTTCCCAATATGCACTTGGACCGAAATCCGTCGTCTCAATCGTCAGCCTCGATTTCGGCGTCTCGCTCTATAACGAAATCTCGAAGGCGTTGACGTCTGGGTGGAAGGGTGGCACGCATGAGAAAACTGGACTGGGCAATGGCGTAATCGACTTTATCGCCTCACCGGTATTTGCTGAACAAAGCGCCGGCGAACTTGCGCAAAAAGCCAAAGCGGCGATGCTCGAAGTGGAAAAGGTTCGTGCGGGAATCCTCGACGGTTCGATCGTCGTTCCTTTCAACACGACGATCTAG